Genomic segment of Lentimicrobiaceae bacterium:
GCTTCTTGCATTTTGCCAACAAAGTATTTAGTGTTGTCGTGAAGTCTGTCTTGTAGAACATTATTTCTGCTCATCATATCAACCATCTTAATACCGGCAGCTGCAACAAGAGGAGGTATTGAATTGCTGAACAAGTAAGGACGTGAGCGTTGACGAAGCATGTCAATAATTTCTTTTTTACCTGTTGTAAATCCACCAATGGCTCCACCAAATGCTTTACCTAAGGTTCCGGTAATAATTTCTACTTTACCTCTAAGGTTGAACAGTTCGGTTACACCTCTACCAGTGCGTCCTACAACGCCGGCACTATGACTCTCATCAATCATAATCATAGCATCGTATTTTTGTGCTAGTTCGTAAAGTTTATCAAGTGGAACTACGTTTCCGTCCATTGAAAACACACCGTCGGTAACAATAAGTCTGAAACGCTGTTCTTGAGCTGCTTGTAACTGTTTTTCCAAGTCTTCCATGTCGGCGTTTGCGTATCTGTATCTAACAGCTTTACACAGTCTAACACCATCTATTATAGATGCATGGTTCAAGCTGTCGCTTATAATAGCATCTTCTGCACTCAATAGCGGTTCAAAAACACCACCATTAGCGTCGAAGCATGATGCGTACAAAATAGTATCTTCCATTCCAAAAAACTCAGAAATTTTATCTTCAAGTTCTTTGTGTAAATCAGAAGTACCGCAAATAAAACGTACCGACGACATTCCGTATCCGTGAGTGTCGAGGGCTTCTTTTGCAGCGGCTATTAGTTCGTTGTTGTTTGATAGTCCTAAGTAGTTATTAGCACAGAAGTTTAAAACTTTTTCACCACTGCTAATTGTAATTTCAGGTTTTTGTGCCGAAACTAATACGCGTTCGTTTTTGTATAAACCAGCTTCTTTAATTGAGTCTAATTCTTTTTGAAGAAATGATTGAAAATTTGTATACATAGTTATTGTTGTTTAAATTTTTTATTTTTTTGTTTAATATTTTTTCCAAAAGTACTTATTTTTTTTCTAACTCGGTTTTTTTTCTTCGATATTGACGAAAAAAATATAGTTTTTTATGGTTGTAAAATTTGACGTTAAACAAATAAACAGAAGAAATATTATTTGTTTTCAAACTTAAAAACACCTTTAAACTCATAATAGCATTGATTTTTACAACGATTAGAAAAGACAACAATATCCGACAACAAACGGTTAAAAACAGTTTTATTCGAATACAAATAATTTTTATCCGACTTGTGCTTGGGCGCCGTATTAGTTTTGCATCGTCAATCTGATAGAACAGTTGATCGACAATTAAAACATTTTATTAAACATTTAAATTTATTTATCATGAACACATTAAGTAACTCAGTAAAACTAATCGGACGCGTAGGACAAGATCCCGAAGTACGCAATTTAGAAAAAGGAAACAAAGTAGCTTCTTTCACATTGGCAACAAACGAAGTTTACACCGACAAGGAAGGCAAAAAACAAGAAATTACACAATGGCACAACATTGTTACCTGGGGAGGTTTGGCTACTATAGCCGAAAAATATTTAACCAAAGGCAGACAAGTTGCAATTGACGGTCGTATTGGATACAGAAATTGGGAAGACAAGTACGGCAGCAAACACGTAAAGACCGAAATAACCGCCAACGAGCTTATGTTGCTTGGGAATAAGGCAAAATCGGAATAGCGATTTATTTGTAGTTTGTTAAATATTTTTGTGCGGCGTTGGATTTTTTTCCAACGTCGCTTTTTTTTATTTGGTTTTATTACTTTTGCGCCAAAATACTATACAAATGAACAGATTTTTCACTCACATTAACGTTTTTAATAAAACATATCTTGCTAAGAGCACTATAGCCGTGGCAATATTGTTAATTTCAACTTTGTTTTTTCCCAAAGCTCTTGTTTCGCAGGAGCGACTTGTTAAAGTTGATTTTGAGTCAAATTCCTTTGTAAATCAGCCGTCTATACCTTTCGACCAGCCGTTTATCATTCAGGGCGAAGTAGGAAAGGATGTAGAATATGTTCAGGTTGTTATTCGCAATTCCGGTTCGGAATGGGATTTGCATAATTTTTCCTGGAATAGAATGCCCCCTAACCCAACTGAAACCTTTAATATTGTGGTTCCG
This window contains:
- the ssb gene encoding single-stranded DNA-binding protein → MNTLSNSVKLIGRVGQDPEVRNLEKGNKVASFTLATNEVYTDKEGKKQEITQWHNIVTWGGLATIAEKYLTKGRQVAIDGRIGYRNWEDKYGSKHVKTEITANELMLLGNKAKSE
- the kbl gene encoding glycine C-acetyltransferase, with amino-acid sequence MYTNFQSFLQKELDSIKEAGLYKNERVLVSAQKPEITISSGEKVLNFCANNYLGLSNNNELIAAAKEALDTHGYGMSSVRFICGTSDLHKELEDKISEFFGMEDTILYASCFDANGGVFEPLLSAEDAIISDSLNHASIIDGVRLCKAVRYRYANADMEDLEKQLQAAQEQRFRLIVTDGVFSMDGNVVPLDKLYELAQKYDAMIMIDESHSAGVVGRTGRGVTELFNLRGKVEIITGTLGKAFGGAIGGFTTGKKEIIDMLRQRSRPYLFSNSIPPLVAAAGIKMVDMMSRNNVLQDRLHDNTKYFVGKMQEAGFDIKPTESAICAVMLYDAKLSQIMADKLLKEGIYVIGFYFPVVPRGEARIRVQISAAHEREHLDKCINAFTKVGKELGVLK